Proteins from a genomic interval of Burkholderia cepacia GG4:
- the rfaE2 gene encoding D-glycero-beta-D-manno-heptose 1-phosphate adenylyltransferase yields the protein MPATFERKLITRDALVALRASLTSPVVFTNGVFDILHRGHVTYLADAKALGACLIVGVNSDASVRMLGKGDDRPINREEDRMALLAALESVDWVVKFEEQTPVSLIEAVRPDILVKGGDYDMDALPESAIVRGWGGRALAIPFEHDRSTTALLKKVRTQQS from the coding sequence ATGCCCGCTACCTTCGAACGCAAGCTGATCACCCGCGACGCCCTCGTTGCCCTGCGCGCTTCGCTGACTTCGCCCGTCGTGTTCACGAACGGTGTGTTCGACATCCTGCACCGTGGCCACGTCACGTATCTCGCCGACGCGAAGGCGCTCGGCGCGTGCCTGATCGTTGGCGTGAACAGCGATGCGTCGGTGCGCATGCTCGGCAAGGGCGACGACCGTCCGATCAACCGCGAGGAAGACCGGATGGCGCTGCTCGCGGCGCTGGAAAGCGTCGACTGGGTGGTGAAGTTCGAGGAGCAGACGCCCGTGTCGCTGATCGAGGCCGTCCGTCCGGACATTCTCGTGAAGGGCGGCGACTACGACATGGACGCGTTGCCGGAGTCGGCAATCGTGCGCGGCTGGGGCGGCCGTGCGCTCGCGATTCCGTTCGAGCACGACCGCTCGACCACCGCGCTGTTGAAGAAGGTGCGCACGCAGCAGTCCTGA
- a CDS encoding type III pantothenate kinase, whose amino-acid sequence MSEPHLLIDAGNSRIKWALADAQRTLGATGAFGHTRDGGADPDWSNLPRPRGAWISNVAGADVAARLDALLDARWPGLPRTTIRSQPAQCGVTNGYTTPEQLGSDRWAGLIGARAAFPGEHLLIATFGTATTLEALRADGRFTGGLIAPGWALMMRALGTHTAQLPTLTADTASGLLAGAQAEPFQVDTPRSLSAGCLYAQAGLIERAWRDLADAWQAPVRLVLAGGAADDVARALTLPHTRHDALILSGLALIAAEAAAQD is encoded by the coding sequence ATGAGCGAACCACACCTGCTGATCGACGCCGGCAACAGCCGGATCAAGTGGGCGCTCGCCGACGCGCAGCGCACGCTGGGTGCTACGGGCGCATTCGGCCACACGCGCGACGGCGGCGCCGATCCCGACTGGTCGAACCTGCCGCGTCCGCGCGGCGCCTGGATCTCGAACGTCGCGGGCGCCGACGTGGCCGCGCGGCTCGACGCACTGCTCGACGCTCGCTGGCCGGGCCTGCCGCGCACGACGATCCGCTCGCAGCCCGCGCAATGCGGCGTGACGAATGGCTATACGACGCCCGAGCAGCTCGGCAGCGATCGCTGGGCCGGCCTGATCGGCGCGCGCGCCGCGTTTCCGGGCGAGCACCTGCTGATCGCGACGTTCGGCACGGCGACCACGCTCGAGGCGCTGCGCGCGGACGGTCGGTTCACGGGCGGGTTGATCGCGCCGGGCTGGGCGCTGATGATGCGCGCGCTCGGCACGCACACCGCGCAGTTGCCGACGCTGACCGCCGACACCGCGAGCGGGCTGCTGGCGGGGGCGCAGGCCGAGCCGTTCCAGGTCGATACGCCGCGCTCGCTGTCGGCCGGCTGCCTGTATGCGCAGGCGGGGCTGATCGAACGCGCCTGGCGCGATCTCGCCGATGCGTGGCAGGCGCCGGTGCGGCTCGTACTGGCAGGCGGCGCGGCCGACGACGTCGCGCGCGCGCTGACGCTGCCGCACACGCGGCACGACGCACTGATCCTGTCCGGGCTTGCGCTGATCGCCGCGGAAGCGGCCGCGCAGGATTGA
- a CDS encoding biotin--[acetyl-CoA-carboxylase] ligase — MNAPTSSDTPDSGDAYIARNRLEAHLDAAPRAWPLDIVAATGSTNADVATRLKALPRNANALPAPLVRVAFEQTAGRGRQGRPWFAQPGNALLCSVGCIVPRAVDALGGLSIAIGVALAEGLAALPLDARSRIALKWPNDLLLTATDDGATHIVGKLAGILIETVWTTADATAVVIGFGINVRGAEAVAAQVDALRAREATLASGLPPAALSAACASANLTDTLAAALNALTPALAQFGTDGLAPFLPRWHALHAYAGREVVLLEQGVERVRGIATGIDATGQLLLDTPDGVQAIAAGDVSLREAQ, encoded by the coding sequence ATGAACGCCCCCACCTCCTCCGACACGCCCGACTCCGGCGACGCGTACATCGCGCGCAACCGGCTCGAGGCGCACCTGGACGCCGCGCCGCGCGCGTGGCCGCTCGACATCGTCGCCGCCACCGGCTCGACCAACGCCGACGTCGCGACGCGCCTCAAGGCGCTGCCGCGCAACGCGAACGCGCTGCCCGCGCCGCTCGTGCGCGTCGCGTTCGAGCAGACGGCCGGCCGCGGCCGGCAAGGCCGCCCGTGGTTCGCGCAGCCCGGCAACGCGCTGCTGTGCTCGGTCGGCTGCATCGTGCCGCGTGCCGTCGATGCGCTCGGCGGCCTCAGCATCGCGATCGGCGTCGCGCTCGCGGAGGGGCTCGCGGCGCTGCCGCTCGACGCCCGCTCGCGCATCGCGCTCAAATGGCCGAACGACCTGCTGCTGACGGCGACCGACGACGGCGCGACGCACATCGTCGGCAAGCTCGCCGGGATCCTGATCGAAACCGTCTGGACCACCGCCGACGCGACCGCCGTCGTGATCGGCTTCGGCATCAACGTGCGAGGCGCGGAAGCGGTCGCCGCGCAGGTCGACGCACTGCGTGCGCGCGAAGCGACGCTCGCGAGCGGGCTGCCGCCGGCCGCGCTGTCGGCGGCGTGCGCATCGGCCAACCTCACCGATACGCTCGCCGCGGCGCTGAACGCGCTCACGCCCGCGCTCGCGCAGTTCGGGACCGACGGGCTCGCGCCGTTCCTGCCGCGCTGGCACGCGCTGCACGCGTATGCGGGACGCGAAGTCGTGCTGCTCGAACAGGGCGTCGAACGCGTGCGCGGCATCGCGACGGGCATCGACGCGACCGGCCAGCTGCTGCTCGACACGCCGGACGGCGTGCAGGCGATCGCGGCCGGCGACGTGTCGCTGCGCGAAGCGCAATGA
- a CDS encoding tetratricopeptide repeat protein, whose amino-acid sequence MQPIRTMRPAETGFAAAARRLLRAKLPPAALLAAAAVTVAAIAATTGWRAAGPAPSAAQLDEWQAMVTQAVEPHALAQLRTLARRGSGDAQAALGIALVDAREPGLRDEGRGWLETAAQADAKTETPAARRAQLALGKALLLGSGDIPKDYVRARALLGEAAGQGDPAAAYYLGLIYRSGYGIAADPVQAAHWFEVASQADIPAADFMLANAYREGSGAPRDEARALALYRRAAEHELPEAVQTLAMAYRNGELGLKPDADEFHAQWIETAHALKHPVVAP is encoded by the coding sequence ATGCAACCGATCCGGACGATGCGGCCGGCCGAAACCGGCTTCGCCGCGGCCGCGCGGCGCCTGCTGCGCGCGAAACTCCCGCCGGCCGCGCTGCTCGCGGCGGCGGCCGTGACCGTCGCGGCCATCGCCGCGACGACCGGCTGGCGTGCGGCCGGCCCCGCGCCGAGCGCCGCGCAGCTCGACGAGTGGCAGGCGATGGTCACGCAAGCCGTCGAGCCGCACGCGCTTGCGCAGTTGCGCACCCTCGCACGCCGCGGTTCGGGCGACGCGCAGGCAGCGCTCGGCATCGCGCTCGTCGATGCGCGCGAGCCGGGGCTGCGCGACGAGGGGCGCGGCTGGCTGGAAACCGCCGCGCAAGCGGACGCGAAAACCGAAACGCCGGCCGCACGCCGCGCTCAGCTCGCACTCGGCAAGGCGCTGCTGCTCGGCAGCGGCGACATCCCGAAGGACTACGTGCGCGCCCGCGCGCTGCTCGGCGAAGCGGCCGGACAAGGCGATCCGGCCGCCGCGTATTACCTCGGGCTGATCTATCGGAGTGGCTACGGGATCGCGGCCGATCCGGTGCAGGCCGCGCACTGGTTCGAGGTCGCGTCGCAAGCCGACATCCCGGCCGCGGACTTCATGCTCGCGAACGCGTACCGCGAAGGCAGCGGCGCGCCGCGCGACGAAGCGCGCGCGCTCGCGCTGTATCGCCGCGCGGCGGAACACGAGTTGCCGGAAGCGGTGCAGACGCTCGCGATGGCGTATCGCAACGGCGAGCTGGGGCTCAAGCCCGACGCGGACGAGTTCCACGCGCAGTGGATCGAGACCGCGCATGCGTTGAAGCATCCGGTGGTGGCGCCCTGA
- a CDS encoding bifunctional 2',3'-cyclic-nucleotide 2'-phosphodiesterase/3'-nucleotidase — protein sequence MRLPPLSRRRVPSAAALASLAFALAGCGGDDVTAPSSQTQAQAPAGTTATLALLETTDLHTNVLSYDYFKLAADNSLGFERVSTLIAKARAQYPNTLLLDNGDTIQGTALSDYQALVNPIGCDRTLAIYKVMNAAKFDGGGIGNHEFNYGLPYLSQVTGNTFDVDGLPAPAQQKKCAGPNFPQVLANVISAKTNAPLFTPYTILTRTVTAVTPDGKTVSAPVKVGIIGFTPPAIMSWDKRWLDGKVYTTGLKEAAEKYIPEMRAKGADLVVAISHGGLDNSTYSPTMENGSWWLSKVPGIDAMLIGHSHQVFPDANSTVAQFNLPGVDKAKGTVNGVPTVMANYWGKHLGVIKLGLKFDGKAWSVDKSQTTVEARPIQNADKSYVAADPSVSAAIAAEHQATIDYVKTPIGSTDYRMNSYFADVGDPGAIQIVNEAQADYVRSYVQANLPQYAALPVLSVSAPFKSGFGGGTDYTDVVPGALAINNAADLYLYPNTVYAVKVSGTDVKNWLETAAKRFNTIDPTKATVQPLVGSFPGYNFDMFTSADLAYEIDVTQPVGSRIKNLTYKGAPIDPNAQFIVATNNYRASGGGNFPGLDGSKTIFASPDANRDVLIAFIKKRGAITRTADGAQRSWRFTKLASSVAHVQFASAPNRLGDAAAAGLTGLTQVAADDGSGKNLATYEIDLTQ from the coding sequence ATGCGTCTCCCCCCGCTTTCCCGTCGCCGCGTGCCGAGCGCCGCCGCGCTCGCCAGCCTCGCCTTCGCCCTCGCCGGCTGCGGCGGCGACGACGTCACCGCGCCGTCGTCGCAGACGCAGGCCCAGGCCCCCGCCGGCACGACGGCCACGCTCGCGCTGCTCGAGACGACCGACCTGCACACCAACGTGCTGTCGTATGACTATTTCAAGCTCGCCGCCGACAATTCGCTCGGTTTCGAACGCGTGTCGACGCTGATCGCGAAGGCGCGCGCGCAGTACCCGAACACGCTGCTGCTCGACAACGGCGACACGATCCAGGGCACCGCGCTGTCGGACTACCAGGCGCTCGTGAACCCGATCGGCTGCGACCGGACGCTCGCGATCTACAAGGTGATGAACGCCGCGAAGTTCGACGGCGGCGGGATCGGCAACCATGAGTTCAACTACGGGCTGCCGTACCTGTCGCAAGTGACCGGCAACACGTTCGACGTCGATGGGCTGCCGGCCCCCGCGCAGCAGAAGAAGTGCGCGGGCCCGAATTTCCCGCAGGTGCTCGCGAACGTGATCAGCGCGAAGACCAATGCGCCGCTGTTCACGCCGTACACGATCCTGACCCGCACGGTGACGGCCGTCACGCCCGACGGCAAGACGGTCAGCGCGCCGGTGAAGGTCGGCATCATCGGCTTCACGCCGCCGGCGATCATGAGCTGGGACAAGCGCTGGCTCGACGGCAAGGTCTACACGACCGGCCTGAAGGAAGCGGCCGAGAAGTACATTCCGGAGATGCGCGCGAAGGGCGCCGACCTCGTCGTCGCGATCTCGCACGGCGGCCTCGACAACTCGACGTATTCGCCGACCATGGAAAACGGCAGCTGGTGGCTGTCGAAGGTGCCCGGCATCGACGCGATGCTGATCGGCCACTCGCACCAGGTGTTCCCGGACGCGAACAGCACCGTGGCGCAGTTCAACCTGCCGGGTGTCGACAAGGCGAAGGGCACCGTCAACGGCGTGCCGACCGTGATGGCCAACTACTGGGGCAAGCACCTCGGCGTGATCAAGCTCGGCCTGAAGTTCGACGGCAAAGCCTGGAGCGTCGACAAGTCGCAGACGACCGTCGAGGCCCGGCCGATCCAGAACGCCGACAAGAGCTACGTCGCAGCCGATCCGTCGGTCTCCGCCGCGATCGCCGCCGAGCACCAGGCGACGATCGACTACGTGAAGACGCCGATCGGCTCGACCGACTACCGGATGAACTCGTACTTCGCGGACGTCGGCGATCCGGGTGCAATCCAGATCGTCAACGAGGCGCAGGCCGACTACGTGCGGAGCTACGTGCAGGCGAACCTGCCGCAATACGCGGCGCTGCCGGTGCTGTCGGTCAGCGCGCCGTTCAAGAGCGGCTTCGGCGGCGGCACCGACTACACCGACGTCGTGCCGGGCGCGCTCGCGATCAACAACGCGGCCGACCTGTACCTGTATCCGAACACCGTGTACGCGGTGAAGGTGAGCGGCACCGACGTGAAGAACTGGCTCGAGACGGCCGCGAAGCGCTTCAACACGATCGACCCGACCAAGGCGACCGTGCAGCCGCTCGTCGGCAGCTTCCCCGGCTACAACTTCGACATGTTCACGTCCGCGGATCTCGCGTACGAGATCGACGTCACGCAGCCGGTCGGCAGCCGGATCAAGAACCTGACGTACAAGGGCGCGCCGATCGACCCGAACGCGCAGTTCATCGTCGCGACCAACAACTACCGCGCGAGCGGCGGCGGCAACTTCCCGGGCCTCGACGGCAGCAAGACGATCTTCGCGTCGCCCGATGCGAACCGCGACGTGCTGATCGCGTTCATCAAGAAGCGCGGCGCGATCACGCGCACGGCGGACGGTGCGCAGCGCAGCTGGCGCTTTACGAAGCTCGCGAGCTCGGTCGCGCACGTGCAGTTCGCGTCGGCGCCGAATCGCCTCGGCGACGCGGCGGCGGCCGGCCTGACCGGCCTCACGCAGGTCGCGGCCGACGACGGCTCGGGCAAGAACCTCGCCACCTACGAGATCGACCTCACGCAATGA
- a CDS encoding MlaE family ABC transporter permease has translation MDFETPPGLSVDAGGQGQTVRLYGQWTALALARNRGVVARRVAGIASGRVSEWDLSGIERLDHVGGQALWRVWGRKLPAGVELTATQRTIFERIERLDSQREAPERVVRYGPVTRLGQAIFAFGEHLQGGIAMFGLVVLDTVSVLRRPQTMPWKETSANIYSAGAQALPITALVAFLIGIVLSYLSAQQLQMFGANRYIVNILGLSVIRELGPVLSAILVAGRSGSAITAQIGVMRVTEELDAMRVMGIPHGLRLILPRVFALGVAMPLLVMWTNIIALTGGALAAKMVLGIDVSYFVRSLPGVVPIANLYIGVGKGVVFGMLIALVACHFGFRIKANSQSLGEGTTTSVVTSITVVILADAVFAILFQNVGLG, from the coding sequence TTGGACTTTGAGACTCCTCCCGGCCTGTCGGTCGACGCCGGCGGCCAGGGTCAGACGGTGCGCCTGTATGGCCAATGGACTGCGCTCGCGCTCGCGCGCAACCGCGGCGTGGTTGCGCGTCGCGTCGCGGGCATCGCGTCCGGGCGCGTGAGCGAGTGGGACCTGTCCGGCATCGAGCGGCTCGACCACGTCGGCGGCCAGGCGCTGTGGCGCGTATGGGGCCGCAAGCTGCCGGCCGGCGTCGAGCTGACCGCCACCCAGCGCACGATCTTCGAGCGCATCGAACGCCTCGACAGCCAGCGCGAGGCGCCCGAGCGCGTCGTGCGCTACGGTCCCGTCACGCGTCTCGGCCAGGCGATCTTCGCGTTCGGCGAACACCTGCAGGGCGGCATCGCAATGTTCGGCCTCGTGGTCCTCGACACGGTGTCGGTGCTGCGCCGCCCGCAGACGATGCCGTGGAAGGAAACCTCGGCGAACATCTACAGCGCCGGCGCGCAGGCGCTGCCGATCACCGCGCTGGTCGCGTTCCTGATCGGCATCGTGCTGAGCTACCTGTCCGCGCAGCAACTGCAGATGTTCGGCGCGAACCGCTACATCGTGAACATCCTCGGGCTGTCGGTGATCCGCGAGCTCGGCCCCGTGCTGTCGGCGATCCTCGTCGCGGGCCGCTCCGGTTCGGCGATCACCGCGCAGATCGGCGTGATGCGCGTGACCGAGGAGCTCGACGCGATGCGCGTGATGGGCATCCCGCACGGGCTGCGGCTGATCCTGCCGCGTGTGTTCGCGCTCGGCGTCGCGATGCCGCTCCTCGTGATGTGGACCAATATCATTGCGTTGACGGGCGGCGCGCTCGCCGCGAAGATGGTCCTCGGGATCGACGTCAGCTATTTCGTGCGTTCGCTGCCGGGCGTCGTGCCGATCGCGAACCTGTACATCGGCGTCGGCAAGGGTGTCGTGTTCGGCATGCTGATCGCGCTGGTCGCGTGCCATTTCGGTTTCCGGATCAAGGCGAACTCGCAGAGCCTCGGCGAAGGGACGACGACGTCGGTCGTCACGTCGATCACGGTCGTGATCCTCGCCGACGCGGTGTTCGCGATCCTGTTCCAGAACGTGGGGCTCGGATGA
- a CDS encoding ABC transporter ATP-binding protein, with the protein MNASNQSPADAAPADAAPADATTAHAAAIGAGSVGMPRGVAAHGDDLVIEVHNLTKRYGRNIVHQKLDFDVRRGEIVSIVGGSGSGKTTLVRQILGLERPTSGTIKVFGEDTSKIDDASARMMRTRSGMLFQQGALFSSMTVFDNVAQPLRELGRVPPDLLHDIVMLKLEMVGLPCKHASKMPAALSGGMVKRVGIARAIALEPELLFLDEPTAGLDPQASDEFVELIATLHRTLGLTVVMVTHDLDTMVALSTRVAVLADRKVLVAAPVEEAANVDHPFIHEYFLGLRGRRALQALPPERRAKLPKAALEPAPSSVEL; encoded by the coding sequence ATGAACGCGTCGAACCAATCGCCGGCCGATGCCGCGCCGGCCGATGCCGCGCCGGCCGATGCCACGACCGCACATGCCGCTGCAATCGGCGCCGGATCGGTCGGCATGCCGCGTGGCGTCGCCGCGCACGGCGACGACCTCGTGATCGAGGTCCACAACCTGACGAAGCGCTACGGGCGCAACATCGTTCACCAGAAGCTCGATTTCGACGTGCGACGCGGCGAGATCGTGTCGATCGTCGGCGGCTCCGGCTCGGGCAAGACGACGCTCGTGCGGCAGATCCTCGGCCTCGAGCGGCCGACGTCGGGCACGATCAAGGTGTTCGGCGAAGACACGTCGAAGATCGACGACGCGAGCGCGCGGATGATGCGCACGCGCTCGGGGATGCTGTTCCAGCAGGGGGCGCTGTTCTCGTCGATGACGGTGTTCGACAACGTCGCGCAGCCGCTGCGCGAGCTCGGCCGCGTGCCACCCGACCTGCTGCACGACATCGTGATGCTGAAGCTCGAGATGGTCGGGCTGCCGTGCAAGCACGCGTCGAAGATGCCGGCCGCGCTGTCGGGCGGGATGGTCAAGCGGGTCGGCATCGCGCGCGCGATCGCGCTCGAGCCCGAGCTGCTGTTCCTCGACGAGCCGACGGCCGGCCTCGACCCGCAGGCGTCCGACGAATTCGTCGAGCTGATCGCGACGCTGCACCGCACGCTGGGGCTGACCGTCGTGATGGTGACGCACGATCTCGACACGATGGTCGCGCTGTCGACGCGGGTCGCGGTGCTGGCCGACCGCAAGGTGCTGGTGGCCGCGCCGGTCGAGGAGGCCGCGAACGTCGACCATCCGTTCATCCACGAATATTTCCTGGGGCTGCGCGGGCGCCGCGCACTGCAGGCGCTGCCGCCCGAGCGGCGCGCGAAGCTGCCGAAGGCGGCCCTCGAACCGGCGCCGTCGAGCGTCGAGTTGTAA
- a CDS encoding MlaD family protein, whose translation MENKSHAFWAGLFTIALTLAIAGTVFWFNVDRTVRVPYDLLARTNVTGLFPDAAVRFRGLDVGKVQSIGFDRTHPGQIRIRILVDHDAPITQSTYGSLGFQGVTGIAFVQLEDTGRDLAPLPSSPKAIAQIPMRPSLFDQIQERGDELLRQLEQAAKSANQLMSPEMREQLRATAESLQHAADGAATLSKQLAPTVAALPETMHQVDRAMASANTLLQPNGPLVSNLNKAGSAAEQVGVALNDLNSRVQYDTLPRFNSLAGSVGDASRQLKDVAGELGRNPSSLLFGSPGAAPGPGEAGFVWPGASAGK comes from the coding sequence ATGGAAAACAAATCACATGCGTTCTGGGCCGGCCTGTTCACGATCGCGCTGACGCTGGCGATCGCGGGCACCGTGTTCTGGTTCAACGTCGACCGCACCGTGCGCGTGCCGTACGACCTGCTCGCGCGCACCAACGTGACGGGCCTGTTTCCCGATGCGGCCGTGCGCTTTCGCGGCCTCGACGTCGGCAAGGTCCAGTCGATCGGCTTCGACCGTACGCACCCCGGTCAGATCCGGATCCGGATTCTCGTCGACCACGACGCGCCGATCACGCAGTCGACCTACGGCAGCCTCGGCTTCCAGGGCGTGACGGGCATCGCGTTCGTGCAGCTCGAGGATACGGGCCGCGACCTGGCGCCGCTGCCGTCGTCGCCGAAGGCGATCGCGCAGATCCCGATGCGGCCGAGCCTGTTCGACCAGATCCAGGAGCGCGGCGACGAGCTGCTGCGGCAGCTCGAGCAGGCGGCGAAAAGCGCGAACCAGCTGATGTCGCCGGAGATGCGCGAGCAACTGCGCGCGACGGCCGAAAGCCTGCAGCACGCGGCGGACGGCGCGGCGACGCTGTCGAAGCAGCTGGCGCCGACGGTTGCCGCGCTGCCGGAGACGATGCATCAGGTCGATCGCGCGATGGCGTCGGCGAACACGCTGCTGCAGCCGAACGGGCCGCTCGTGTCGAACCTGAACAAGGCCGGCTCGGCCGCGGAGCAGGTCGGCGTCGCGCTGAACGACCTGAACTCGCGGGTCCAGTACGACACGCTGCCGCGCTTCAACTCGCTGGCGGGCAGCGTCGGCGATGCGTCGCGGCAATTGAAGGACGTCGCCGGTGAACTCGGCCGCAATCCGAGCAGTCTGTTGTTCGGTTCGCCCGGCGCCGCGCCCGGGCCCGGCGAAGCGGGCTTCGTCTGGCCGGGTGCGTCGGCCGGGAAATGA
- a CDS encoding ABC-type transport auxiliary lipoprotein family protein translates to MPRILDRALRPAAAALAVLTLALAAGCAGHSAALSNVRYDLGPAASVVTAGTGPALKVLDVAAPDALDSDKFVYRLAYADAQRMAVYRDSRWTAPPAQLLTQRLRGALSSRGAVLEGSDGVRAPTLKVDLNEFEQVFDGQSQSHGAVTARATLMQDGKVLGQRTFVARAPSSTPDAAGGARALAAASDELVSQIAAWVGVQAYAGNP, encoded by the coding sequence ATGCCACGAATCCTTGATCGCGCGCTGCGTCCGGCCGCGGCCGCGCTCGCCGTGCTGACGCTCGCGCTCGCCGCCGGCTGCGCTGGCCACAGCGCGGCGCTGTCGAACGTCCGCTACGACCTCGGGCCGGCCGCGTCGGTCGTGACGGCCGGCACGGGCCCCGCGCTGAAGGTGCTCGACGTCGCCGCGCCCGACGCACTCGACTCGGACAAGTTCGTCTACCGCCTCGCGTATGCGGATGCGCAGCGCATGGCCGTCTATCGCGACAGCCGCTGGACCGCGCCGCCCGCGCAACTGCTCACGCAGCGGCTGCGCGGCGCGCTGTCGTCGCGCGGCGCGGTGCTCGAAGGCTCCGACGGCGTGCGCGCGCCGACGCTCAAGGTCGACCTGAACGAATTCGAGCAGGTGTTCGACGGCCAGTCGCAGAGTCACGGCGCGGTCACCGCCCGCGCGACGCTGATGCAGGACGGCAAGGTGCTCGGCCAGCGCACGTTCGTCGCGCGCGCGCCGTCGAGCACGCCCGATGCGGCCGGCGGCGCGCGTGCGCTCGCGGCTGCGAGCGACGAACTCGTGTCGCAGATCGCCGCGTGGGTTGGCGTGCAGGCGTACGCGGGCAACCCGTGA
- a CDS encoding VanZ family protein, producing MNPPGTPRASSLARQAFAAYAALIVYASLYPFEGWVSLGIGPFDYLFAPMQRYVTAFDVVTNVLGYLPFGALGVLALHPRWRGVAATLIVGCLGVLLSGSMEALQTYLPTRVASNLDLAANALGALVGAALAAPATGALLDRGALRRLRFAWFETDGATPLLLAALWPFAILFPSPFLFGIGDWPAALWERTDGSMQDALLAWLPAAWRVSEWPERVDGWLSDSAWEAALGGLMLFAALAIASLAMRESAPRVRLLIGLVAATLALKSAATFMQSTTGLVVVWATPGTRLGIELGFAAALVALHVPATWRAMLAAVALLAGVALVNLLPVNPFFDFTLSGWRQGRYVHFNSIARWLAWIWPYAALLWLGQRVEHAWLPAALRR from the coding sequence ATGAACCCGCCGGGCACGCCGCGCGCGTCGTCGCTGGCGCGACAGGCGTTCGCCGCGTACGCGGCGCTCATCGTCTATGCGTCGCTGTATCCGTTCGAAGGCTGGGTGTCGCTCGGCATCGGGCCGTTCGACTACCTGTTCGCGCCGATGCAGCGCTATGTGACCGCATTCGACGTGGTCACCAACGTGCTCGGCTACCTGCCGTTCGGCGCACTCGGCGTGCTCGCGCTGCACCCGCGCTGGCGCGGCGTCGCCGCGACGCTGATCGTCGGCTGCCTCGGCGTGCTGCTGTCGGGATCGATGGAGGCGCTGCAGACCTACCTGCCGACGCGCGTCGCGTCGAATCTCGACCTCGCGGCCAACGCGCTCGGCGCACTGGTCGGTGCCGCGCTCGCGGCGCCGGCCACCGGCGCGCTGCTCGACCGCGGCGCACTGCGCCGGTTGCGCTTCGCGTGGTTCGAAACCGACGGGGCCACACCGCTGCTGCTCGCCGCGCTGTGGCCGTTCGCGATCCTGTTCCCGTCGCCGTTCCTGTTCGGCATCGGCGACTGGCCGGCCGCACTGTGGGAGCGCACCGACGGCTCGATGCAGGACGCGCTGCTCGCGTGGCTGCCGGCCGCGTGGCGCGTGAGCGAATGGCCCGAGCGGGTCGACGGCTGGCTGTCCGACTCCGCGTGGGAAGCCGCGCTCGGCGGGCTGATGCTGTTCGCCGCGCTGGCGATCGCGTCGCTGGCGATGCGCGAGTCTGCGCCGCGCGTGCGGCTCCTGATCGGGTTGGTCGCCGCGACGCTCGCGCTGAAGTCGGCCGCGACGTTCATGCAGTCGACCACCGGTCTCGTCGTCGTGTGGGCGACGCCCGGCACGCGGCTCGGCATCGAGCTCGGCTTCGCGGCGGCGCTGGTTGCGCTGCACGTGCCGGCCACCTGGCGTGCCATGCTCGCGGCCGTCGCGCTGCTGGCCGGCGTGGCGCTCGTCAACCTGCTGCCCGTCAACCCGTTCTTCGACTTCACGCTGTCGGGCTGGCGGCAGGGCCGCTACGTGCATTTCAACAGCATCGCGCGCTGGCTCGCGTGGATCTGGCCCTACGCGGCGCTGCTCTGGCTCGGCCAGCGCGTCGAGCACGCGTGGCTGCCGGCCGCGCTGCGGCGCTGA
- a CDS encoding (2Fe-2S) ferredoxin domain-containing protein, with translation MDSYYQHHVFFCLNQREPGAERPSCAQCDAQTMQEYAKKRVKELGLAGPGKVRINKAGCLDRCEEGPVMVVYPEGTWYTYVDQADIDEIVESHLRDGKVVDRLKI, from the coding sequence ATGGATTCCTACTACCAGCACCACGTCTTCTTCTGCCTGAACCAGCGCGAACCGGGCGCCGAGCGTCCGAGCTGCGCGCAATGCGATGCGCAGACCATGCAGGAATACGCGAAAAAGCGCGTGAAGGAACTCGGCCTCGCGGGGCCCGGCAAGGTCCGCATCAACAAGGCCGGCTGCCTCGACCGCTGCGAGGAAGGGCCCGTGATGGTCGTGTATCCGGAAGGCACGTGGTACACGTACGTCGATCAGGCCGACATCGACGAGATCGTCGAATCGCACCTGCGCGACGGCAAGGTCGTCGACCGCCTGAAGATTTGA